ACGGTAAAAGAAGATAAAGGATATAAACTTAAAAATATAAATATAAAAGGTGATGTCGTTGATCCGATAAAATTAACAAAAATCTCTGATTTGAAATATCAGTTTAAAATGCCAAGAAGCGGTATTTTTGTATCTGCTGATTTTAAAAAAGTATCTGATAATACTCCTATTGTGAAAAAAGGCGGAAACACCAAAAGCAGCGGAACGAAAATAACGGCAGCTAAAAAAACTACGGGTTCGGGGATTGTAAAGACAGGAGACGAAAACGGGGATATATTAAGTTTTTATGTGATTTTATCTTTACTTTCCATAACAGGTATTGCCTTTATATATAGATATAAAAGACAGCATTAAACAATATAAAAAAGACACAGATATTAAACTGTGTCTTTTTTATTACCTTATCATAGAAAGTGAAATCCTGTTTTTATCCTTATTTACATCCAGCACCGTCACTTCAACTATATCCCCTGTCTTTAATATATCGCTTGGATGTTTTATAAATGTAT
This region of Anaerofustis stercorihominis DSM 17244 genomic DNA includes:
- a CDS encoding InlB B-repeat-containing protein, whose translation is MTGTYDFTQNNPKPGIVHAKFEKDTYEIYISPDIKGGTITANRKSAGVDDIVTLTVKEDKGYKLKNINIKGDVVDPIKLTKISDLKYQFKMPRSGIFVSADFKKVSDNTPIVKKGGNTKSSGTKITAAKKTTGSGIVKTGDENGDILSFYVILSLLSITGIAFIYRYKRQH